In Desulfobaccales bacterium, the sequence GAATTTTATGGAACCATGACGACAAAGGCGACCACTCCGGAAACCCGGGAGATCTTCAAAATCTTGGCCGGCGAAGAAGAAGAACATCGAGCCTTATTGGAGGCCTACCTGGAAAAAGGCGTATTTCCCAAAATTCCTCGAATCAATGCAGCCGATCTCGAACCGACGGTAAAGATGGTTGCTTCAATTACCCCGGATATAACGCCCACCGATGCACTGGCCTTCGCGATCCGGTCGGAGGAATACCAACATCGGTTTTACAAGAAGCTGGCCTCGGAATATCCTCTCGGCTTGACTCAAAAATTTCTGGAGAGAATGGCGGACATGGAACTCGTCCATAAAGACAAAGTTGAAAAGCTCCACCGGTGGTTTTCGCGAGTTCAGGGATAATTGCTCAACGACACGTAACTATACATAGCGTCAATAATTTAACATATTTATCTTTGCGCCCTCTGCGCCTCTGCGGTGAAAAATAATTAACCGCAGAGGCGCAGAGAACGCAGAGAGCGCTTATGTTCAATTACTTATAGCAGTTGCCAAAAATTCTTTCTGATTGCTGGATTTCTAAATCCCCCTAAATCCCCCTTTTTCAAAGGGGGACTTTTAAAGCAATTCCGCTAAGTTCCCCCCTTTGGAAAAGGGGGGTTAGGGGGGATTTAGCTTCTTAGACAATGTGCCTTAAAGGAAAAAACTTTTGGCAAACGCTATAAGTCATTGCGCATAAAGGCGATTTCTGCATCTCGCGCCGTTATTTCAATAAGCCGATACCAGCCAGGTTTGGGCGATAAGATCATAGAGTTCCACCTTAAGCCCGGACTTAGCCGAAATTTCTCTGCCGAATTCCATATAATCCCGTTGCGTTAAAGTCCCGTAAGGCGGCCAGGGGGGAACGCCTGCGCCTTCAGGTTGGCCGGTTTTAGCGAAGTTGGTCCAATAAATCATGATCTGGTCCGAGAAGCGCCAATCGTCAAAGCCGAAGCCCAGGAGAATTTTGGTGAACCCGAATACCGAAAATATTTCGGCCCCGTGCACCACGCCAAGTTGATCATTGGAGAGCCGCTGTTTGGTTGAGTCCTCGGCCAGGATCTCCGTGGCCCACGCTGGAGCCCGGCGGGTGAAGCGATAGAACCAGGCCGGCTGCTGCACGTTTAAGGCTGTGCCTGCCATATAATTGGCCCAGGCGCCGAACCATTTGGCCGAGATCAGTTGATCCAGGCAAGGCCACAGGTCTTTAGGGGATGTAACCGGTAAAAGCTGCAAGACCCTGGCCGCATTCTTCCCGAAGGTCGCGTCCAGGTGCTGGCGGTAGGCCTCCGGGCTGCTGAATTGGGGCATGAGCCAGGGCAGAAAGATAGTGCTTTCATTGGCGGTGACGCCGGTGAGCAACGGCACCGGATGCCGCCGTCCCTGGCCAAACAGCCTGACGGGATGATCGGGAATCAGCCAACCGTCCACGGTGGGACAACACACGAGATGCAGAACTTCTACACCAAGCGACTCCTCCAGTGTGGCGGCCGCAATGGCAAGCCGGTCCCAGGGGACCTGGCGCAAGGCCGGCGCCACGTCCGGGGCCGGGGCTATGCCCAATTCCCCGGCCAGCCGCACCCCTACCGTTTCCGCCGGGATCACCCCCACCTGTTCGTGGCGCAGGGGCCGCAGGCACCCCACCACTGCCGGACTTTCAGCAATGGCCGCGTGAAACAGGCCTTGGGCCAGGGGACTTACCAGGAGCAAACTGACACTTGCGGCTCCGGCGGACTGGCCGAAAATGGTTACTCTATGGGGATCGCCGCCAAACTGGGCGATATTGCGCTGCACCCAGTTGAGCGCCGCCACCTGGTCAAGGAGCCCGTAGTTTCCCGAAACCTGGTGGGGCGATTCGGCTGACAGACTTGGATGGGCCAAAAAACCCAGGACCCCGAGGCGGTAGTTGAAGGTGACCACCACCACCCCTTTGTCGGCGAGGGCGGCGCCGTCATAGAGTTCGTCGGAGCCGCTGCCGTACATAAAGGCCCCGCCGTGAATCCAGACCATCACCGGCAGCCGTTCGCCCACATTTTTGGCCGGGGTCCAGACGTTGAGAAAGAGGCAGTCCTCGCTCATGGCCCCGGAATAACCCGGCTGGAGGCAGACTGGCCCAAAGGTGTCGCACCGGCGCGGCGCGGTCCAGGGAGTTACCGGCTGCGGAGGCCGCCAGCGTAATGGGCCTGTGGGCGCCGCGGCGTAAGGAATGCCCCGGTAAACGCCATCGGGATGGCGCAGGATGGGGCCGCTATCAAGCGGGATCACCCCCCGGTCCCCGCTCTCACAACCGCTGAGCAGGAGGACCATGACTAGGGCGAAGCAAGTCGATTGAATTTTAAAGGACACTTAACAACCTCTCACCTCCTTCCCCGTTGTGGCGTCTTCGCGATAATATTGAAGGTGGGTGAGGGGTAATTTTCACGGGATGAGCGTGTATTTCATTTATTGGAGATTCCGGCTTCATAACGGACTTGTATTCCGTTTTGGTAGGGTTCATGTATGGAGCAACGTAGCTATTAATGTCACTATCAGGGTCATTTCAGACGAACTGGACCATCAGGATTATCTGCTTGACTACTAATATATGTTACCATATCTTTGAAATTGGCAACATATTTTGGATCAGTGCATACAGTGTCTTTAAGATTGGCGGTTAAAATATTTTTAAATTTTATTGTGATTTGATTGCCGCGTTGGGCAGTATATTTGGTTGAAAGTTCCCCTGAAGCCGCTGGGCCAGTAGAGACGGGAGTCATTTCTACCTTCAAACCGCCACTTTGGTCCCCAGAGGCGGCGATGTTAAAAGTTACCTGCACTTCGTCAGTAATCAGACCTGTCCGTAAACGTCCTTGGGCGTCTCGCATTTCAACAAGTCCTCTTCCCACAGATTTCATTGCTTCTTCTAAGGTTATTTCACTAGGCCTCGGAACCACCGTCGTTGCACAGCCAACAAGATTAATAGTGAGTAACAAGATAACTAAATTCTGCAATTTAATGGCCATTTTCGCCCCCCCATTCTTGAGGTTGATATATAAAACTTAGATTTTTTAAATACTTTTATATAATAGCATTAGTTTTTTAATGTAATCTTAATCATCAAATCTCTCCCTCGGCAACTTTCCTGCTTGGCAGGCTCAGCCCCGGCTCACAACCACCTCAATCAGTTCCGAGGTTTTAAGCGGCATCGGGAAGGTGCAATAAGGCGCGAGCCTCTGGAAAAATTCCTCGGCATTGAAGGCGATTTCAGGTGCGATGACTCCCTTGTTGGTGACCCGCCCCTGGAGCAGGAGGCGTGTCCCCAGGGCCAGCGGAATGCCGGTGGCATTCGCCATGCCCGGAGGTGTGGCTTTTATGGAGGTTGCCACCAGAGCGGGTCTGCCGTCTTTGGCGCCTTTGGCGAGGGCAAAAAAGAGGGGCAAACGGGGAGTGCCGGCCACCCGTTTCGACTCCGAACTACTTTGGGCGGAATCCTCCGCCAGGATTTGCGCAGCTTCTTCCAGCGTCAGCCGGCTTTGGTCAATCTGGCTGGCGAGCCTTCTGAAACTGCCGATCCACGCACCGGGCATGACCATAACGCAGTAGGAGCGCGGCAGGTCCGGAAAGGAATAATGGAAGGA encodes:
- a CDS encoding carboxylesterase family protein; protein product: MSFKIQSTCFALVMVLLLSGCESGDRGVIPLDSGPILRHPDGVYRGIPYAAAPTGPLRWRPPQPVTPWTAPRRCDTFGPVCLQPGYSGAMSEDCLFLNVWTPAKNVGERLPVMVWIHGGAFMYGSGSDELYDGAALADKGVVVVTFNYRLGVLGFLAHPSLSAESPHQVSGNYGLLDQVAALNWVQRNIAQFGGDPHRVTIFGQSAGAASVSLLLVSPLAQGLFHAAIAESPAVVGCLRPLRHEQVGVIPAETVGVRLAGELGIAPAPDVAPALRQVPWDRLAIAAATLEESLGVEVLHLVCCPTVDGWLIPDHPVRLFGQGRRHPVPLLTGVTANESTIFLPWLMPQFSSPEAYRQHLDATFGKNAARVLQLLPVTSPKDLWPCLDQLISAKWFGAWANYMAGTALNVQQPAWFYRFTRRAPAWATEILAEDSTKQRLSNDQLGVVHGAEIFSVFGFTKILLGFGFDDWRFSDQIMIYWTNFAKTGQPEGAGVPPWPPYGTLTQRDYMEFGREISAKSGLKVELYDLIAQTWLVSAY
- a CDS encoding ferritin family protein, encoding MSTNFRDLIQKAIAIEAKMAEFYGTMTTKATTPETREIFKILAGEEEEHRALLEAYLEKGVFPKIPRINAADLEPTVKMVASITPDITPTDALAFAIRSEEYQHRFYKKLASEYPLGLTQKFLERMADMELVHKDKVEKLHRWFSRVQG